A section of the Streptococcus oriscaviae genome encodes:
- a CDS encoding T7SS effector LXG polymorphic toxin: MRIDMSEVKGQKAALEAQLTSLRGQLAAAKQSLQAAQSSSALKGQVKEAIDAKIGNHQLPLLTNYENALTLLASSYDELITRFQSITGETSDSAIINTDYLSELKSKAAGILTDSQMINSDANRIYSSISDIIPLSSPSLSAMTTAKSELDRLLDKLIADMSAFNSLKADNALADLFSSQNHQLGRLGQAVSSGYQHDSAIAFFQDTAFRKTVEEVSHVLSHGGSGKQLTSALAKEILGSRYSGRISDADLAHFRNLDKKSQEEYAYQTVYAKAQRGYALTTEDVEIIKNYQTNYPQVQIPERLQSAISRYERDQENQMTVGEKVDDAATGAIVDTVLGGTSYLITRDNGWASKLGYSFGTILDDAAGPLARSTNDAIRAAYTGTCNGIGNAIGSTVFGATVGSVIGMMQGDSPGQAIASSVMTTTFSYGLTQVAMLGAAAFLGATPVGWAAIGIGVAAGAVTSLLYNSDFMGMKSVAQDWGENMDETFSNIGTAFKNVGDFLWGG, encoded by the coding sequence ATGAGAATTGATATGTCAGAAGTCAAGGGTCAAAAGGCCGCCCTTGAAGCTCAACTGACTAGTCTTAGGGGCCAATTAGCCGCTGCCAAGCAGAGTCTGCAGGCAGCCCAGTCTTCCTCAGCGCTCAAGGGTCAGGTAAAAGAAGCCATTGACGCTAAGATAGGCAACCACCAGCTCCCGCTTCTGACCAACTATGAAAATGCCCTGACTCTGCTTGCCTCCTCCTACGACGAACTTATTACTCGTTTCCAATCGATAACAGGGGAAACCAGCGACAGCGCCATTATCAACACAGACTATCTATCTGAGCTCAAAAGCAAGGCGGCTGGTATCTTGACGGATAGCCAGATGATTAACTCAGATGCTAACCGTATCTACAGCAGTATCAGTGACATCATTCCTCTATCCAGTCCATCTCTTTCTGCGATGACAACGGCCAAGTCAGAATTGGACAGGCTCTTGGATAAGCTGATTGCGGACATGAGCGCATTTAACAGCCTCAAGGCAGACAATGCTCTCGCGGACTTGTTCAGCAGTCAGAACCATCAACTTGGAAGGTTGGGACAGGCAGTCAGTTCTGGCTACCAGCATGACAGTGCGATTGCCTTCTTTCAGGACACGGCCTTTCGCAAGACCGTGGAGGAGGTCAGTCATGTCTTGAGCCACGGTGGCTCTGGCAAGCAACTGACATCAGCCCTTGCCAAGGAAATCCTTGGTTCTCGCTATTCTGGTCGCATTTCGGATGCGGATCTGGCCCACTTCCGCAATCTGGATAAGAAATCGCAGGAAGAGTATGCCTATCAAACGGTATACGCAAAAGCTCAAAGGGGTTATGCACTAACTACAGAAGATGTAGAAATTATCAAAAACTACCAGACCAATTATCCTCAAGTACAAATACCCGAGCGTCTTCAATCAGCAATTTCTCGCTATGAAAGAGATCAAGAGAATCAGATGACTGTAGGAGAAAAAGTTGATGACGCAGCCACAGGAGCGATTGTTGACACTGTTCTTGGAGGAACCAGCTATCTCATCACCCGAGATAACGGATGGGCTTCAAAATTGGGGTACTCCTTCGGTACCATTTTGGACGATGCGGCAGGTCCGTTGGCTCGCTCTACAAACGATGCTATACGAGCGGCCTATACTGGTACCTGTAATGGAATCGGCAATGCAATAGGCTCAACAGTCTTTGGAGCAACGGTCGGTTCAGTGATTGGTATGATGCAAGGAGATAGCCCTGGACAGGCAATTGCAAGTTCAGTTATGACAACGACTTTTAGTTATGGTTTAACTCAGGTAGCTATGTTGGGAGCGGCTGCCTTTCTAGGAGCAACTCCAGTTGGTTGGGCTGCAATTGGTATAGGAGTAGCAGCTGGTGCTGTGACATCGTTATTATACAATTCAGATTTTATGGGAATGAAAAGTGTCGCTCAAGATTGGGGAGAGAATATGGATGAAACATTTTCTAATATAGGAACGGCATTTAAAAATGTAGGAGATTTTTTGTGGGGAGGTTAG
- a CDS encoding DUF4176 domain-containing protein, with protein sequence MRTKQDALFQQGLYSLGVTTERASFFHLLSLPFIGHPEVLKDCLLTYLNREPHYAYQPIIGAGLTFDFHYESQEVSIQRLEETWILPLSLFIQFLRLVDLVYGVIYPIGTVVELDRNLLSSDLVARFEQAGVDMLVSLVGRRVHMKASGVYVDYVGYMQPYGLTYDQEPLFISHLFIKRVLSEGYRGATDDAYCFEELRQSYLEMGIYSGLYEEGVSYEN encoded by the coding sequence ATGAGAACTAAACAAGATGCTCTTTTTCAACAGGGTTTATATTCTTTGGGAGTGACTACCGAAAGGGCGTCCTTCTTCCATCTGCTATCCCTCCCTTTCATTGGCCATCCGGAAGTATTAAAGGATTGCCTATTAACCTATTTGAACCGAGAACCACACTATGCCTATCAACCTATTATCGGTGCAGGTTTAACATTTGATTTTCATTACGAGTCGCAAGAAGTTAGTATTCAACGCTTAGAGGAAACTTGGATTCTTCCTCTTTCTCTCTTCATACAGTTTCTTCGACTCGTAGATTTAGTATATGGGGTCATCTATCCTATTGGCACAGTCGTTGAGTTAGATCGTAATCTTCTGTCATCAGACTTGGTTGCACGTTTTGAACAAGCCGGAGTTGACATGCTAGTTAGCTTGGTGGGTCGCCGAGTTCATATGAAGGCAAGTGGAGTCTATGTAGATTATGTGGGATATATGCAACCATATGGCTTGACCTATGATCAGGAGCCATTATTTATCAGTCACCTTTTCATCAAGCGAGTGCTGAGTGAAGGGTACCGAGGAGCTACGGATGATGCGTATTGCTTTGAAGAGTTGCGTCAATCCTATTTAGAGATGGGAATCTACTCAGGCTTATATGAGGAAGGGGTCAGTTATGAGAATTGA
- a CDS encoding variable surface protein mvspG, protein MTVTGVNYSEWTGITSKVSASTEGISQMKPLQFSRTDLSPFVTFSDFLDRFNHSIGELKSFTVSDVSQMNLVAQNKLSDDANEASAIRSGG, encoded by the coding sequence ATGACTGTAACAGGCGTTAATTACTCAGAATGGACAGGAATTACTTCCAAGGTCAGTGCGAGTACAGAAGGGATTTCTCAAATGAAACCCCTTCAGTTTTCTCGTACGGACTTAAGTCCTTTTGTTACCTTTTCAGACTTCCTAGATCGCTTCAATCACTCAATTGGCGAGCTGAAGTCATTTACTGTTTCAGATGTCTCACAGATGAATCTTGTCGCCCAAAATAAACTGTCAGATGATGCGAACGAAGCGAGCGCCATTCGTTCAGGAGGATAA
- the essC gene encoding type VII secretion protein EssC, which translates to MAIRKTNNQTDETTVTYIVGIGDKFLEKIRLTREQTTYPFMGHLVESHSGTLILDGELWDGCLKNNLFAIRQNAKVIWTNRPRRDFILTNLGQAGIQIGSGALIKFYYREGDYFLDIFSNGNPVYLNEVAVDILQTKFQVSDRLFVGGIEIELREQQLKVTHFYQEAIQLDPELFIEEAQKMEYPKGFPHFRRSPRIFLREPDREVQVKSPKPEEGSPRGNLLRAIVPPLGMIIVTGAVSIFTKGNPLMMLGMGSMSLLTAGFTVSGYFTDKQEIKEKNRQRSEQYQDYLIEKESELVALHQAQLEAMNYNFPNVELLAMLAKTYSSRIYEKMPANEDFLNVHLGHGTIDSSYRISYSLTDRQDNWDRLADEKLVHPHKKIEKAPIIVSLRDQTLGLAGPSATLRVAVQTILFQIAMLHSYHDVEFVTLVPESDYEDYWQEWRWLPHNQMSSLNLRGIIHNNQTRDMVLTSFYQLLVKRRQQLRELPNSESHTFSPHYIFTILDESWIMGHGLNEFLAEDMTQYGVTVIWAKDSINMLPETATSVVDYQSGESARLINDHLEYVNQTFTPNHLPQGFTIEEAIYRLANLNHLEVEKNSIPEMITFLELYQTKDVKDLAIRERWRRADPSKTLAVPLGVRGKNDVVYLNLHERAHGPHGLIAGTTGSGKSEIVQSYILSLAVNFSPEDVGFLPIDFKGGGMADLFTKLPHLLGAITNLDGAASARALKSIRAELEKRQREFKRYGVNHINGYTKLYRKGKEYTDPQEKEKYPKKPMPHLFLISDEFAELKANEPDFMAELVSTARIGRSLGVHLILATQKPSGVVDDQIWSNSRFKLALKVADTSDSNEIIKTPDAASITQPGRAYLQVGNNEIYELFQSAWSGANYNPKEDNLDLIDERIWTINQLGQAELLMDDSSDYYAQDELLQEEKKTELEVVIQEIVSEFAKTTQRLPDKPWLPPLERELVTPMIVAEVEWQKPRALSIPFGILDRPSKQSQEAYFFDIEEVGNTVIYGSPGYGKSTALQTIIMNLSRQNSPEQLQFNLFDFGTNGLLPLKDLPHVFDIVRLDEMEKLQKFLTHVQNEMKRRKQEFTEVGVSSLSQYQAKTGRYLPVLINVFDVYDSVRESPLEEQVDAVINQLLQEGASLGIYTILTALTFNSLKMRMNANMSNKISLYLVEDDAMRMIMGRDALIPQEIFGRAQIEDEEILELQIYLPIEGHDDIDRLARMTEEISALNASWDGEPHRGIPMLPTVLKMDNFRKASQVKRAWERGELPIGMDKETTDVQGFVPERDGYFVLFYDTGQQIEYLEHILFAGFEQLEGKVNRIMIDLSENGRGTEYFDTVLSPTEVNGFFADMTSEIQARQLSGARHPIYVYISEAQMLNRHLVLTQDSFQNLLRQSSKVGIHFIFLGEQKQIANGYLDVDKVLKNNPPSGTIGTRFQDQGIIQVRSHFSEPPVATDETNFYIGRTGYRVKLVSE; encoded by the coding sequence ATGGCAATTAGAAAAACAAACAATCAAACTGATGAAACAACAGTTACCTATATTGTGGGGATAGGTGACAAATTTCTAGAAAAAATACGTTTGACAAGGGAACAAACAACATATCCTTTTATGGGTCATCTCGTTGAATCTCACTCTGGGACGTTAATTTTGGATGGAGAATTGTGGGATGGCTGTCTTAAAAATAACTTGTTTGCAATTCGTCAAAATGCGAAAGTTATTTGGACAAATCGGCCTCGGAGAGATTTTATTTTGACGAATCTGGGGCAGGCAGGTATTCAAATTGGTTCTGGCGCCTTAATTAAGTTTTATTATCGCGAGGGAGATTACTTTTTAGATATTTTTAGCAACGGCAACCCAGTTTATTTAAATGAAGTGGCGGTAGATATATTACAGACAAAGTTTCAAGTCTCAGATCGCTTGTTTGTAGGAGGGATTGAGATTGAACTGAGAGAACAACAGCTAAAAGTGACGCATTTCTATCAAGAGGCTATTCAGCTAGATCCAGAACTTTTTATCGAAGAAGCTCAAAAGATGGAATATCCAAAGGGGTTCCCCCATTTTAGAAGAAGTCCAAGGATTTTTCTACGAGAGCCTGATAGAGAGGTTCAGGTCAAATCGCCAAAACCAGAAGAAGGAAGTCCTAGAGGGAATTTATTGCGTGCAATCGTACCCCCTCTGGGGATGATTATTGTTACAGGAGCTGTTAGTATCTTTACAAAAGGAAATCCGCTAATGATGTTAGGGATGGGGAGCATGAGTCTTTTGACCGCTGGCTTCACAGTTTCGGGCTACTTTACGGATAAACAAGAAATTAAAGAAAAAAATCGGCAACGTTCAGAGCAGTATCAGGATTATTTGATTGAGAAGGAGTCTGAACTAGTTGCTCTTCATCAAGCTCAGTTGGAAGCTATGAATTATAATTTTCCGAATGTTGAGCTTTTGGCAATGTTGGCTAAAACCTATAGCTCTAGGATTTATGAAAAAATGCCTGCCAATGAAGACTTTCTAAATGTTCATTTAGGGCATGGAACTATCGATTCAAGTTATAGAATTTCCTATTCATTAACTGACCGTCAAGATAATTGGGATCGTCTAGCTGATGAAAAATTGGTCCATCCTCACAAAAAAATTGAAAAAGCTCCTATTATTGTTTCGCTGAGAGATCAAACTTTAGGTTTAGCTGGGCCTTCTGCAACATTACGAGTTGCTGTTCAGACGATTCTATTTCAAATAGCGATGCTACACTCTTATCACGATGTTGAGTTTGTTACACTGGTACCAGAGTCTGATTATGAAGACTATTGGCAAGAGTGGCGCTGGCTACCTCATAATCAAATGTCTTCTTTGAATCTAAGAGGGATTATTCACAATAATCAAACCAGAGACATGGTCTTGACGTCCTTTTATCAGCTGCTTGTAAAAAGAAGACAACAGTTACGGGAATTGCCAAATAGTGAGTCACATACCTTTTCTCCACACTATATATTTACAATCCTAGATGAATCTTGGATAATGGGGCATGGTCTTAATGAATTTTTGGCAGAAGATATGACTCAGTACGGTGTCACTGTTATATGGGCAAAAGATAGTATAAATATGCTTCCGGAAACGGCAACAAGTGTGGTAGACTACCAGAGTGGAGAATCGGCACGATTAATCAATGATCATCTTGAATATGTAAATCAGACCTTTACACCGAATCATTTACCACAGGGCTTCACTATTGAAGAGGCCATTTATAGGTTGGCAAACTTAAACCACTTGGAAGTTGAGAAAAATTCTATCCCAGAGATGATCACCTTTCTGGAATTATACCAAACAAAAGATGTTAAGGATTTAGCAATTCGAGAAAGATGGAGGCGGGCAGACCCTTCAAAAACGTTAGCAGTTCCGTTGGGAGTACGGGGAAAAAATGATGTGGTTTATCTCAACCTGCATGAACGCGCTCATGGACCGCATGGTTTAATTGCAGGAACGACAGGGTCAGGGAAATCAGAAATTGTCCAATCTTACATCCTATCTCTAGCTGTCAATTTTTCACCAGAAGATGTTGGTTTTTTGCCGATTGACTTCAAAGGTGGTGGAATGGCTGACTTATTTACTAAGCTGCCACACCTTCTAGGGGCGATTACAAACTTGGATGGAGCGGCTTCGGCGCGTGCTTTGAAGAGTATTCGAGCAGAATTGGAGAAGCGTCAGAGAGAGTTTAAGCGGTATGGAGTAAATCATATTAATGGATATACCAAACTATATAGGAAAGGAAAAGAATATACAGACCCTCAAGAAAAAGAGAAATATCCTAAAAAACCAATGCCTCATCTGTTCTTGATTTCCGATGAATTTGCAGAATTAAAGGCTAATGAACCAGACTTTATGGCAGAGTTGGTGTCAACGGCACGGATTGGTCGTTCTTTAGGAGTGCATTTGATTCTAGCAACACAGAAACCTTCAGGGGTTGTGGATGACCAAATTTGGTCCAACTCTCGCTTTAAGTTAGCTCTAAAAGTTGCAGATACAAGTGATTCAAATGAGATTATCAAAACTCCTGATGCGGCAAGCATTACACAGCCAGGGAGAGCCTATCTTCAAGTCGGAAACAATGAAATTTACGAACTGTTCCAATCAGCTTGGTCAGGAGCCAACTATAATCCTAAAGAAGATAATTTGGATTTGATTGATGAACGTATATGGACTATCAATCAACTTGGACAAGCAGAACTTTTGATGGATGATTCCTCGGATTACTATGCTCAAGATGAGCTGCTACAGGAGGAAAAAAAGACGGAGTTGGAAGTTGTTATCCAAGAAATCGTTTCTGAGTTTGCAAAAACAACCCAGCGCCTCCCTGACAAACCTTGGTTACCACCTTTGGAGAGGGAATTGGTAACACCAATGATAGTCGCAGAAGTAGAATGGCAGAAACCAAGAGCATTATCCATTCCGTTTGGGATCTTAGACAGACCATCTAAGCAAAGTCAAGAAGCCTATTTCTTTGACATTGAAGAGGTTGGTAATACAGTCATTTATGGCTCGCCAGGCTATGGAAAATCAACAGCTCTTCAAACAATCATCATGAACCTATCACGGCAAAATAGTCCCGAGCAACTCCAATTTAATTTATTTGATTTCGGAACAAATGGACTACTTCCTTTAAAAGACTTGCCTCATGTTTTTGATATTGTTCGTTTAGATGAGATGGAGAAACTACAAAAGTTCTTGACCCATGTTCAAAATGAAATGAAACGTAGGAAACAAGAATTTACAGAAGTAGGCGTTTCAAGCCTCAGTCAATATCAAGCAAAAACAGGTCGGTATCTTCCGGTCCTTATCAATGTTTTTGACGTCTATGATTCGGTTAGAGAAAGCCCACTTGAAGAACAGGTAGATGCGGTCATCAACCAACTCCTCCAAGAAGGTGCGAGTCTTGGTATCTATACCATCCTTACCGCCCTGACATTCAATAGTTTAAAAATGCGAATGAACGCAAATATGTCAAATAAAATAAGTCTTTATTTGGTGGAAGATGATGCCATGCGCATGATTATGGGGCGTGACGCCCTTATTCCTCAAGAGATATTTGGTAGAGCCCAGATTGAGGACGAAGAAATTCTAGAGCTACAAATTTATCTTCCTATTGAAGGCCACGATGATATTGATCGACTTGCCAGAATGACAGAAGAAATTTCAGCCCTAAACGCCTCATGGGATGGAGAGCCACATAGAGGTATTCCGATGCTTCCTACTGTTCTTAAGATGGACAACTTTAGAAAGGCAAGTCAGGTAAAACGAGCTTGGGAAAGAGGGGAGTTGCCAATTGGTATGGACAAAGAAACTACAGATGTTCAAGGATTTGTTCCTGAACGAGATGGCTATTTTGTCCTGTTCTATGATACTGGACAACAAATTGAGTACCTCGAACATATATTATTTGCAGGCTTTGAACAGTTGGAAGGGAAGGTTAATCGAATTATGATTGACTTATCAGAGAATGGACGTGGAACGGAGTATTTTGATACCGTTCTCTCGCCTACGGAGGTCAACGGCTTCTTTGCAGATATGACAAGTGAAATTCAAGCGCGCCAGCTTTCAGGGGCACGTCACCCTATTTACGTCTACATCTCGGAAGCACAAATGTTAAATCGTCATCTCGTTCTAACTCAAGATAGCTTCCAAAATCTTTTACGTCAAAGTAGCAAAGTGGGGATTCACTTCATTTTCCTTGGAGAACAGAAACAAATTGCGAATGGCTACCTAGATGTTGATAAAGTTCTTAAGAATAATCCACCTTCTGGAACGATTGGGACACGCTTCCAAGATCAGGGGATTATACAGGTACGAAGTCACTTTAGTGAGCCGCCAGTTGCTACCGATGAGACTAATTTTTACATTGGTCGGACAGGTTATCGTGTCAAATTGGTCTCAGAATAA
- the essB gene encoding type VII secretion protein EssB — translation MMEVLKAGTLELIVERTDRGLACTFNPSQYKMARAEQIRLFLDSSAQLLEGEILELRDEEMTIHYHIDEQFKSLPDFLNNLDLVDRLLVAQKLTFLHEFATRPIVPFIHPENIFILGDVVKLAHRGVHDIVVPYKLEEDEVLKQYKALITYILNPKLKYSDLVEGIHLVKNPFAEQLVAATNFAQVNDLLNQQVVAQKNKRDSENILVNRNLNRTLRIGTVGLSVLAIILGIFVGVYSLSVVPRQDSIIAATSEYINKDYNAVLERLGMYDPLDLPTSAQFMLAESAIRTEDSIFENQKDALLGNLSQKTQTNTLLFWIYTGTNKLEQALDIAQNIGDNQLISLAYLNLYDKVKADSTMSGAEKQAKLKEYEEEIQKYEKLLGLTDNETEDETGSSDGN, via the coding sequence ATGATGGAAGTATTAAAAGCAGGGACACTGGAATTGATAGTTGAAAGAACAGACAGAGGATTGGCCTGTACGTTTAATCCAAGTCAGTATAAGATGGCGAGAGCAGAACAAATTCGACTATTCTTGGATAGTAGCGCCCAGTTACTAGAAGGAGAAATTCTGGAATTGCGAGATGAGGAGATGACGATTCATTATCACATTGATGAGCAATTTAAAAGTTTACCAGATTTTCTTAATAATCTAGATTTGGTTGATAGATTACTAGTGGCGCAAAAATTGACTTTTCTACACGAGTTTGCTACCCGACCGATTGTTCCATTTATTCATCCAGAGAATATATTCATTTTAGGTGATGTAGTTAAACTCGCTCATCGAGGAGTTCATGATATTGTTGTTCCCTACAAGCTAGAAGAAGACGAGGTTTTAAAACAGTACAAGGCTTTGATAACTTATATCTTAAATCCTAAATTAAAATACAGTGACCTTGTGGAAGGGATACATTTGGTAAAGAACCCCTTTGCAGAGCAACTGGTAGCCGCAACTAATTTTGCTCAAGTAAACGACTTGTTGAATCAACAGGTGGTTGCTCAAAAAAATAAGCGAGACAGTGAAAATATACTCGTGAATAGAAACTTGAATCGGACACTTCGTATAGGCACAGTAGGGTTATCTGTTCTAGCGATTATTCTAGGTATTTTTGTAGGTGTTTATAGTTTGAGTGTTGTACCCAGACAGGATAGTATCATTGCCGCAACTTCAGAGTATATCAATAAAGACTATAACGCAGTCTTAGAACGATTGGGAATGTATGATCCATTAGATTTGCCAACAAGTGCTCAATTTATGTTGGCTGAAAGTGCTATTAGGACAGAAGATTCTATCTTTGAAAATCAAAAGGATGCTTTGTTGGGGAATTTGTCACAAAAAACACAGACCAATACCTTACTATTTTGGATTTATACTGGAACCAATAAATTAGAACAAGCCCTCGACATTGCCCAAAACATTGGAGATAATCAGTTAATCTCTTTGGCCTATTTGAACCTATATGATAAGGTTAAAGCAGATTCTACAATGAGTGGCGCTGAAAAGCAAGCCAAACTGAAAGAATATGAAGAAGAAATTCAAAAGTATGAAAAACTTCTTGGATTAACTGACAATGAAACAGAAGATGAAACAGGTAGTTCAGATGGCAATTAG
- a CDS encoding type VII secretion protein, YukD family, with protein MDSISIGLHITDRIIDIKIPTKVTILRLKELLRDSMALLQIELPIEFELVVLNKPIVLVDYEVLAHYPLGNGDQLKIVF; from the coding sequence ATGGATAGCATTTCAATCGGATTACATATCACAGATAGAATTATAGATATAAAAATTCCGACAAAGGTAACAATTTTAAGATTAAAAGAATTGCTGAGGGATTCGATGGCATTATTGCAAATCGAATTGCCAATAGAATTTGAACTAGTTGTACTAAACAAACCGATTGTATTGGTTGATTACGAAGTATTAGCCCACTATCCTCTTGGAAATGGTGATCAATTGAAGATAGTTTTTTAA